Within Solea solea chromosome 1, fSolSol10.1, whole genome shotgun sequence, the genomic segment ttattagcgTGTCTTTGCTTTTTATTGACATGACATGCGAACACAGATTAATTTTCCTGTCCAGCTCAAATGCACTTGAACATCTACGGGCGTGTTGAGTTCAAAGCTGTGGTCGGGTACATGTTGATGAATTGTCATCCTAGAGCAGTGGAGAGTGATGGACCAGCATGAACCTGGTCTGAGGTCAGTGGTGTTGATGTATTTCatagttattttaaaagataGTAAAACCAACTGTTTCCTCTGAAAAACAAGTTCTCTGTCTTCTGGTAAATTCATTTTTAGAATATCAATCAAGAAAATGGGAATTCACCTTGATTTTCATTAGAAAAAAGAGAACGAGAAGAGAAAGCCAACTGATGTTCAAGTCCAGGAACTCAGCACAAAACATACTTACATGCGTACATAGCTTCCTCTTTTGCATAATACAGTTGAGGTTGCATTTATTGATGCAGTAGCAAGCTGTGTGTAGTGACAATGATTTTCCAAAGTGCTCCCAAGCCCATATGGCTGTGTCCATGACAGTAGCATTACTGTTTATCATACAATACATTGAGAGAGCtccatgttcacacacatttagCAGAGATCTCCCCAAATCTCTTTATTATGAACTGTAGATGTCAACACAGCTAAATTCTTAGTAATCCTGTGgtgttaaacattatttttgaagTGACTCATAATTCTCTCATAATATTTGGAACAAAATGGTGAGCCAAGACTTATCCTCGCTTACAAAGCCCTAAGCCTCAGGTGGATGTTCCTTCTATAGCTTAATTTAATACCCTCACCTGCTAATCTGCTAATCGTGTAACTTTCCAGAACACTGTTACCTGTGTTACCTTTACAGTTTTTTATCTGTTAAATTAGGATTACAGTCACTTAAAATTATTATAGATTTTTAGTTATATTGCATTTTAGTAAGTGTCTCAACTTTTAGGGAAATTAGGATTGTAAATTAAGTGAACAAGACCTAAAGAAACCTGCTGCCTCAGcttttttagaaaatgtttcGCCCGTATATCTCTGGTTATACTTAATGAGACTTGGTTCATATAACAGATGtaagaaacaataaaacatatttaaatgattatcTATTACTACATAATTTCATAAGAATTTTCCATGGTTTTAAACTGAATTGTGAACAATTTGTAGTAATATAAGTAAATTGTCATTTGAACACAACAACcctcatttacagtatatagtcAGTGTGTCAACTCATTTATTATGTGTTAACAGTTAATCATATATTCATTGTTATAACcagacttaaaaacaacatttgcagtacataagacaaaaaagtgcaGGTGGAGCGGAAAGGTCTTTTGTCTTAAATGCAGGGAATATcttgaattaataaataaaaacaacagtttcaaGACACTAAAGTGCAAATGTTTCACACAGTCTCTGATCTCTTACAAGATGTGCACACTTTTTAATTTGGTGTAGTGTGCAGGGTTATATCTTTTGAGGTAAATATGCATTTTTCCTTCAACTCGTTGATGCCCAGTCAGACCTGTGAAGGAAGATCATAAGAAATGACAAATTAACATCCTACCTCATAAGCACAATGTTTCTTACTTTGTGATTTAAAAGCCATGGGAATGTCAGCTTTAAGCTCACCCAGCTTTTGAGCTGTTCTCTCAATCTTCTCCAGGGCAGCCTGCACATCTCCTCCCTCAGGTATGACCACCTCTACCTCCCCCACATGGTAGCCAAAGTCAGCTTGGTCCAGATCTATGtgcaccccctcctcctctaaAGTGAATGACCGCCGCACTGTTGTAAACTCTGCAAAGCATGACAGATTCATTTTTCTTAGCCaggactcctgctgtgaggagTCTGTCTCCGCGTCTCTGTCCTCACAAACATCTTTGATAACCTCCATCACTCTCAGCTGAATTTCATGCAGGTTTGTGATCTCCTTGTAGCGAGTACACAGTGCTGCCACCTCACTATGCTCTCCACTTATCTCTTCTGTCCCACTGACTGCTGCTGTTGGACACTTGAGTTCCCAGCATCCTTTACGTTTACGCAGCCACATGTTTCTCAGCGTCAGGTCAAACTGAGGGTTGTCAAAGTACTGGTCGTGAAACTGACGTTGACCAACACAGACTGGAAAGGAAAGAGAATGAgatgcataaataaatgcacacatgACTTTAAATCAATCAGCAGTGAGTGGCAGTAAAGGTTGTAAAAAGAGTTTCAGAGGAGATGTGAAAGTTGACAGTGATCACAGCATCAGAGAAGAACCTCAACTCTAAATTTACCCTTGTGTAAATGCATGGTAGACAAATTTAACTCATACCCCCGATCTCCTCCAGTGTCTTCAGAGTGTCGGCACTGCATATGAACTTTCTCTCCACTTCAACACTCATCTGAAATGACACAGTGTCATCAACACCAACAGAGTGGTAGGATCATGAGTGCAGCTAAATTCACTATTATACCATTTACAATCTGTATCCTGTATAACAGGCaggtaataatataataacaacaatgttGTAATGCAATAGTGTGTATATCTACCTATACTACCCTTACAGCTTTAATTGGTGTGTAGATTAATTGATTACACGCAAATACATGAACACAGTGATATACAACATTATAACAATAATCCACTTACATAATACTACACATTATACAATActaataaaattgaatttataCTTTGCCTGCAGCAGATTATattaaccttaaaaaaaacacttagaaattgttgtattttatcaAAGTATAGAAAAGTATTTCTTTCCGATAAGACTTGACTCATTCAGCCCACGCTGATGCTGCActgttgttgctgcagcagACCCGCGCATGAACTTCACGTAAAAATCCACAAACTGAACCATGGAAATTTTAAAAACGAGCCGAGGCAGCGCGGACTGCAGTCTCACACACCTTTACAGATCAGGTCCCTACGTCTGCGTAATTCGGCATCAAAATCCGAGCAACCGATGAAGCTGGGCGGCAGCTACACGTCAGCAAAAATGTATTCTGCACAGGCGCAGTTACAGACACCTATGAGGGTGTTGAGGAGCATCACCTTCCTGCCCCAGTAACGCATGGACGTAAGTGGTGCAGTTTTAATCCGCCCTTCCTCATCATAATTTACCCCCACAGACGCCCTACGCCACAGTGACTGTCTTTGGGGAAACACGCGGGACACAGCCCACGCCTGTCTCGAACCGCATTCGTTTTTTAGGTCGTCAGAGTGACACTTAACTGTCCAGGCGGACAGGACGAGGACTCGTATTCACCTTTAATGTAAGAATGAGGAAGGTTTAATATTAAAGGGAGGGGTGTGGGGGGAGTGATGGGGTGGGCTCCTGTGATCCACGCACTTTAATGGAAGTGTGTCCACGAGGCACAGTCTCATCAGGCTGCTGTGATCAGtgatcataatataatatagcaGTGATATGTGGGTTATATAAGGATTTATATATCCGTGTCCCTCTGAATGTCAACAGCCACCCTCGGGGGGAGCTGTGGTCTGTTTACTacaggggagagggagggggagagcaggagagagagagagagagggagggaggaggagagggagggagggagagagagcgagaggagggcaggaaagaaaacttttcacTTCTGAGGAGCCACAGAGaaagcgtgtgcgtgtgtgcgtgctggAGCGGAGACCATGCAGGTAAAACGCATTAGCTAATTGCTCTCAACTTAATTAAACGCGCTTGTGATCGATTAATTGCGCTGCTTTGTACGGAAGAGTGGCCTGCCACTGCCGGACAACCGACAGACGACGGATCGAGCCTCGTACTTACCCGATCGTTCGCAGAAATCCAACATTAAACCCAAAGTTTTTCTGCCTCTCGTCTCTTTTTCACTCGCTCTCCCGACACCACCCCCACCGTCGGGCCGATCGCGGCCACCCTGTTCTCCGCTTCAGAGCTTTTTCGGAGCCACTTAACGGCAGCACAAGCGGTTAAATTGCAGTTTACATGGACATGTGTTGCGCCGAAGTGTTTAAGGTCTGGATTTCAGCGCTAGGACGCGTCTAAAGGGGGTCTGCAGGGCGGGGGGTAAGGGAGAGGGGGGCGAGTGTTTTCTAACACATCTGTGAACGGAGCCACGTTCGTTAATTAAACGGCTGTGTAGGCCTCGGTCTCCGCTGAGCGGTGGCGGAGGAGCGGCGTTTACATGCCTCTCATCCAGCGGGACACGGAGCTAACTCGAGGCCGAGGTTTGTGAACTGAAGTCCagcaagtgttttattttttatatctcTCCGAACCAGTCTGTACGCTGGAGCTGCAGTTCCCACCTGAACCAGGGCAGAGTTTGTGGGGGGATGGGAGGGGGTGGCAGTTAATTATCTGTCTGCTAACAGGCTATAGCTAGCAAAGTCACACGACTGTTTTCAACCTTTTCTGGTTTCATGAGTTTGGAACGGAGGGGCAGCGGCCAGTGTTATGGCACACATAAGAGGGTGGTTTTCACTGCGGGATTATTTCCACTTAACTACGGCAGCAGCTCGACTAGAAACACCGCTTTAATGCGACGTTTGAGTCGCTACTCAGCCTAGCTGCTAGCTAATTGATTCATCTCATGTCGGCGTAGCTAATTAGACTTCTCATTAATTAGCGAAGTGTGCGCAAAGAGACgtcagtctggttctgtcaaTGATTTTAATTATGACATTGCGATGAAGGGCTGTTAAAGGTGATGTAGTGTGTGGATGCAGCCTTGTCGGAATGGAATATTGTCGAATATCCCCGCTAGCCTGCTAATTGGCatgaggaggaagtgaggagtGTAGCTGTGGTGGCATTGAGCCTGATGTCCAGCTGCATCGTGGATTATGGATGTTTGAAGGGAAATACGCCAGAGTTGGAGTGATCTGTTCTGACTTGCAGCTCCAAACTGTGTGTGGAGCAAAGTGTGATCTCTGATCTACGTTAACATGTTGTTCACATGCTCACTGTGAAGGTAAAGAGtaaggaggaagggagggaggcagggggACTTTTGTGATTGTCAGGCAGCACATGTTATCATTTGCTGCTTCTCCTCCAGTCTGTTTTGCATTTAATAAATTTAATGCACATGTGGTATTAGATCAGTGTGTTGAGGGTATGGTTATGGCCAGGATTGTATCAATACCAATAATTATACTAGCAGTGTTCATTCATACTTAAAGATTCAGTCTGCtctgcattttaaaaatgtatgtgcaCATGTGGTATTGGATCAGTAGGGATAGGCATCTTTAGGAATTTATTTGTTGCAAATGCTGAGTAGACATTTCCaactattttccttttttcttgtcATCATGAGCAGTGGTTCCCTTTcatttttcagatgatttttgACAACTCGTACATCAAAACATTTGACTCGTTCAGAACATCTTTTTTAAACTGACACTGTTTAATCAGATACTTATTAGTGATTATCTATAATCTGGTGTGGGGGTGCCTAAACGCAGGCGTGTGGTGTAGGAAGAGTGTATTTCCTACCTCACCACCAGAGAAAAGGTTCTTCTGTATAAACAAATGGACTCCACTGTAGTGAATGCTTGTAAATCTCCTTCAATTAACATGGCAATAAACGCGATATCGGCTGTTTTCCTCGTCATTTCCCTCCTTTGATGGAGAATGGGTTGGACTGACTTCTGTGCTGCTGCTTGCTTGCTTGATGTTCGTTCTGGGGTTATTTTGCACATATAGTAGAAGTTCTTCAATGTACTCACCCACCACGATGTTTCAAGAGTAAATAACACAGTGCAACATCAAATGTAATTGCCTCATGTAACAAGCTACACCATAGTGGACTATGCTAGCATTGTTTGATTTCCAACCACTCTAAAGTgaagttaaaaaatgtttcttcaGATGTTAATTGACCGTGGCCAATAAGGAATTTGTGCCACTTCACTATTGTTTCTCAGTGCCCAatccttgagttgaagtaggttTAATGCCAAGAGGTCTGGAACAatggtgtgttttcattttcattgtgaaCCTAATTCACCACAGTGCAATGTAAAACCCACTGAAAGTGTCATATGGATACTCCCCTGCATGTCAAAGGTGTCATTTAAACAATTGCTTTACTGTGTAGACAAAATAGTGGGGACCTCCCTACATggttaatgtttaaaaagaagTCACAAATAAGATTTCAAAGACTTGTAGGACTGAGATATCCTGATCTAGGATTAGTTTTACTGTTGCATCCTTTATGAAAAGGTTTACATTTAGAGTTTTAAACATGGCAGAGTATGATAAATGCTTGTTATCAGACAGACatgaaacaataacaatacactTGATTCCATGTAATTACTTTTTATTCCACATTGCTcttaagttttttgtttttttttatctgtgaaatCCTTGTGATCAACAGAGGGAGTAATATTCTCAAATATGCTCTTTAATTTTCCAGGAGGAGTCTGGAGAGACACCGAGCAGTGAAAGCAATGGGGTGGCAGAGTGGCTGTGCCCCCTCTGCCAAAAAGGCCAACCAGACAGATCCTCCCTGTCTCTGCATCTCACTGAGCAACACAGTGTACTTCCATCTTGTGTCGACAGACTGTTGGACATTGTAAGTGTGGCTGCCACCCTCAACCCCACACATATTATGCTTTTTGAAAGGGGTAACTTTAGAGAATGATCAAACTCTTAGTGAAATAGGCTAAAAGGGGAAACTCTCACAAACCTTAAAGCAACTCTCAACACATAAGCTTCACCAAACAAGTATTAGTGgctgactgtaaaaatgtttaaaaaatgaatgtCAAAAAAGAGGTTAGAGAGAAATGTTGCATACATGTAGAGAAGCAAGATCTTGgactttttttatacatatagtAAGTACTTGAGCCAATAACTGAATACTGAAATTATATAATTGTTGTAGAGGGCGCCAGCATTGaggtcaaggaggtagcagccaaCCAGCTTCATTGGTTGCTCGGCATTTTAAGGCCAATATCGGCTGAtgctgataatattgtgcattcCTACATACGTGCATTTAATATTTCTTGGTTACTTGGTAATAACATCCCTTATTTGTGCAAATACTTTCGGCAGTTAGCACTGAATATTTATCtcttaaacattttattgttcTAACATTTCTGCATACCAATTTGCTGTGTGGACATCAAGTTTGATTGGTGATTCAAAAGTTATGGTCATGAAGAGTGTAGAAACAAAGGGAGCTGACATTGTGACTTAACTAATCAGATGGCTTAATATATGCCTCAAGGGTAATTTGCAAATGAAAGGCTAGTTAAATTTGCTTTGAGTAATATAACCACACGACGGGTCACGCCTAAATGTTGTGCTGCTCTAAAGCTACGTAGCATTTATCTCATCCTAAAGGAGCATGTCTGGGGAGGGAAGTTTTCTGTGGAGGcttttcagatttttattttctttgaacagGCTGTTCTAAAACAGAGTGCcagtgaaagagaggaggacaaagGTGCTCAAAAGTCTTCAGGTGAGGATGAAAAATACTTAAATGATAGGTAAATcataaagagaaagaaaatcaccACATTTGAACACTACAACAAATTAGTagaatgtgttttcagtttatAACTACCCAGTACccatttaatttaacattaaagATTGACTTATTAATTTGcatatatgactttttatcagaTTCTGAATCCCCGCAACTAAAGCCCGGTGAAGACGTTGGTTCAGAGCCCTCCCAATCAAGCAAGAATTCAGACGCTACCCCGACTCAAGGAGACaaagagatggaggaagagagaATAATGGAACAGGAGGGAGGTGAACCTGAGCCTGAGCCAGAAGAGGAGGGAAATAAACTCACAGGAGCCAAACAGAAAAATGcagatgaaaacacagaaatcccAGAAGCCAGTGAAAAGTCAGTTGGTAAAAATGGTGTGCCACGTGAAAATAACACCCGCTCATTCAAATGCAATGCCTGCCTGGAAAATTTTCCCAGCAGAACTGCCTTGAGTGTTCATTACAACTCTGCATCCCACATTCAGAGGATGACGACAGGCTCTGCCAAACAAGGTGGCGAAAATGATCCTCAATCTCCTTCAGTTCCTGTTTTGTCTCGGCCATACGTATCAAATAAACCCTACCAATGTGCTGTATGTCGAGTTTCTTACAATCACGCCATCACCCTCGAGAGCCATATGAAATCTGTCTTGCATCAGACCCGCAGCAGGAATGCTGGAATTGTTGCACATGCTGCAAACAGTGCAGCGACCACTGCTGGTTTAGGAGGCAGCACTCCCACTGCTCCAAATACTAGTAGCTCGTCTAGAAATGGATCCACTCAGTTAGTGACAACCACCAACTGTGCTTCTCCTGGAACAGTGATGGTGACGACTACAAAAGACGGAGAGCAGATTCAAACTTCACAAGTGGCTCCCTCCCTTCTCACCTCCCCTGTGGCCTCAGCTCAGGCAGTCTCAGCcttcctcaccctcctcacaTCGAATCcaaacactctctcacactcgctCCTCCCCTCACTGTTTGCAGCCGGTGCAGCTCCTGGTGCAGCCGCACATCAGCTCGTGCCTCAGCCTCAGATGGTCATGCCCTTGATCTTGAATGGGCTGCAAGCCCAAACTCAGCAGCACCAAGAGAACCAGCAAGGCCAGCTCCTCACACAGTGTGTGCCATTTGTTGGTCTCAGCACAGCCCAGCAAGCTCTCCTAACCCAAAGACTTAACAGCTTACATAGCCAGTGGCCCTCTGCAGGTCTTACAGCAGACATACAGCCTGAAGAGCAAAAGCAGACTATAAAATGTGAGGGTGAACAAGACAGCCAGCATAGTGTGGAGGCAGTTGAGGTCCCAGGTCAGATCAAGGACAGAGCTAACTGGATGACAGataacaataaaacagagaAGCCTAAGAAAGAGGACAGTAAAGAAGCACAGTGTCCCATTATAGAAGGAAAAGTGAAGGCTGAGAGTAATGAAGACAATGGGAAGGCGAGTAGAGAAAGCACAACAGATGGAGACTGCTCGACTAATCAGTTGGACCTGGAAGGTGATAAAGCAGCTAGCCTGAATCTTTCCCCAGCGGGCACAGAGAAAAGCCTCCGCAATAACAGTCTCTCGCCTTCTGCATCTGTACCCAGCAACTCAACCCTCAGTCCTGTAAATTTAAACCTTATGCTTAGTCCTGATTCTACTCCACAAAAATCACAATCGGGGACTAGCCCTTGTGGTTCTCTTGGGACCCCAAAATCCAGTCCTAATACAAATGCCTTAACTAACAACCAAACTAGATCCTTTTGTACTACAATAGGATCAATTACTTCAGAACTTCCATTGTTGTCAGAGTTCCAGTCAGAGGTTCTCTGGGCGTTTTTTGAGTCACGTAGCGAGGCTGATGCTGCAAGTCCTCCCCGTGAAGACTGTGAGGCACTGGGCAGAGAGGTGGGGCTTTCTGAAGAAGAGGTACGTAGGTGGCTGAATCAAGCCAGACATGCTAAAAGAAAGCAGAGGGCGACAGAGTTAGCAAACCTGCAAGGTGTGACAGGAGTTACACGACACACCCAGAGTTTTGACAATGACTATGATGATGAGGAAAACTCACTGATAATAGCAGAAGGCGACGATGATGCTGAAGCTTCAGGGAGTCAGGCAATAGATTTATCCAGAACAAGAGGGAAGCGTAGACGGAGAGACATTGGAGTGGAGGGTCAGGGAGATTACTGTCTTACGTCTGACTCTGAAAATGAGGTCTACACCTCTGTCATTGTGTCTGATGAGGAGAGTCAGAGTGGATCTCTGAGGGAGGGTACTGAGAGCCCTGCTAAAGGTGAAGTGCTGCGGGAGGCTCATGGTGATAAAGTGTCAGTTGGAGGAAAGGTCTTGCGCTCCAcgactgtgtttctctctgatgCAGAGGAGGAATATGAAGATGATGAGGGTGGAGGAAGTCAGGgaaccaaaaggaaaaaacaaaagggGGAGTTTGAGCATGATGAGGTGGAGGTGAAGAAGGAGAGACAGGACCCAGATGTGGATCTAGAGCTGGAGGCCCAAGGGGATCCTCCAAGTTCGCTGCTCCATACACTGGAACATCCTGAGATTTCAACCAGTGCTTTACACTCACTCCCATTGTCTCTCGCTCACTTTTCTACCCAGTTCATCAGTCCATATGTTCTCTCTCTTGCCCCTTCACTGATTGATGGGAGCAAGATACCAGTCTTTACAAATCCACCAACCATCACACGCTTCTCGAGCTCTCCTTTGTCGCAGTCTCTCTCCTCGCACAACCAAATTTCTCATTATCTGCCAAATGGTGGGGACTGCGAGTCTGCTCTAGACCTCAGCATGGGGAAAAACAGCTCAAAAtctgcctcctcttcatcatctttgGCTGACAAAATCGCTGCACAGAAAGGGCAATTGCTGGATGGGCTTGGCCTGAGACCTACATCCAAAGGTCTCGTAGTTGTCCAAGTTAAGCCTGAATCTGTGAGTGCTATGGCCTCCTCCAACAGCAGTATGAGTCTTGTTAACTGCAATAATGTGACAAAGTCTAGTATTTACATGAGGGCGACCGAGAAAACAAATTCTTTGCTATTGGAAAGGGAACGagtaaaggagagagagaaggggagggagcaagagcagcagcagcagcagcagaggaaggctAAAGGAAAAAGGTATCGGGATATGCGACGTTCAAGAACCATCATTCAAGCTGACCAACTTGATATTTTGTATGGCTGCTATTTCAAAGACCCAAATCCTGGGAAACACGAGTTTGAACAGATTTCAGAGTGGGTCCACCTTCCAAAGAAGGTTGTTCAGATTTGGTTCCAGAACATGAGGGCAAGGGAACGAAAGGGTGAGGTCAGATTTATCAGTGATGGCACACTGGCAGCAGTGGGCAAACCTCTCATCAAATTTACCTGGCCTCTCACCAAACCCATATTTTCTAACAAGCCCACTTCAAACAATACTGGATGTATTACAACTACTCCAATTGTTCGCACCCTCATCAAGACAGAGATTGAGCCTGTGAAGGTTGACGGCAAACCAATGATGGTGAAAAAAGTAACGCCAGTTCCCATCAAGCCTAAGGAGGTGGTTTCTTCTACTGTGGTCTCTCCTTTGAGCAGCAGTGCAGTGCCAAAGACCAAGCTTGAAACCACCAGCAATGTCACTATGGTCAAAGTTGCACCCAAAGTCACCACCCCTGTTCTCTCAGCTCCCACCAAGGATCCAATCCCCATTGCCCCAAGACCAGC encodes:
- the thtpa gene encoding thiamine-triphosphatase: MSVEVERKFICSADTLKTLEEIGVCVGQRQFHDQYFDNPQFDLTLRNMWLRKRKGCWELKCPTAAVSGTEEISGEHSEVAALCTRYKEITNLHEIQLRVMEVIKDVCEDRDAETDSSQQESWLRKMNLSCFAEFTTVRRSFTLEEEGVHIDLDQADFGYHVGEVEVVIPEGGDVQAALEKIERTAQKLGLTGHQRVEGKMHIYLKRYNPAHYTKLKSVHIL
- the zfhx2 gene encoding zinc finger homeobox protein 4 — protein: MQEESGETPSSESNGVAEWLCPLCQKGQPDRSSLSLHLTEQHSVLPSCVDRLLDIAVLKQSASEREEDKGAQKSSDSESPQLKPGEDVGSEPSQSSKNSDATPTQGDKEMEEERIMEQEGGEPEPEPEEEGNKLTGAKQKNADENTEIPEASEKSVGKNGVPRENNTRSFKCNACLENFPSRTALSVHYNSASHIQRMTTGSAKQGGENDPQSPSVPVLSRPYVSNKPYQCAVCRVSYNHAITLESHMKSVLHQTRSRNAGIVAHAANSAATTAGLGGSTPTAPNTSSSSRNGSTQLVTTTNCASPGTVMVTTTKDGEQIQTSQVAPSLLTSPVASAQAVSAFLTLLTSNPNTLSHSLLPSLFAAGAAPGAAAHQLVPQPQMVMPLILNGLQAQTQQHQENQQGQLLTQCVPFVGLSTAQQALLTQRLNSLHSQWPSAGLTADIQPEEQKQTIKCEGEQDSQHSVEAVEVPGQIKDRANWMTDNNKTEKPKKEDSKEAQCPIIEGKVKAESNEDNGKASRESTTDGDCSTNQLDLEGDKAASLNLSPAGTEKSLRNNSLSPSASVPSNSTLSPVNLNLMLSPDSTPQKSQSGTSPCGSLGTPKSSPNTNALTNNQTRSFCTTIGSITSELPLLSEFQSEVLWAFFESRSEADAASPPREDCEALGREVGLSEEEVRRWLNQARHAKRKQRATELANLQGVTGVTRHTQSFDNDYDDEENSLIIAEGDDDAEASGSQAIDLSRTRGKRRRRDIGVEGQGDYCLTSDSENEVYTSVIVSDEESQSGSLREGTESPAKGEVLREAHGDKVSVGGKVLRSTTVFLSDAEEEYEDDEGGGSQGTKRKKQKGEFEHDEVEVKKERQDPDVDLELEAQGDPPSSLLHTLEHPEISTSALHSLPLSLAHFSTQFISPYVLSLAPSLIDGSKIPVFTNPPTITRFSSSPLSQSLSSHNQISHYLPNGGDCESALDLSMGKNSSKSASSSSSLADKIAAQKGQLLDGLGLRPTSKGLVVVQVKPESVSAMASSNSSMSLVNCNNVTKSSIYMRATEKTNSLLLERERVKEREKGREQEQQQQQQRKAKGKRYRDMRRSRTIIQADQLDILYGCYFKDPNPGKHEFEQISEWVHLPKKVVQIWFQNMRARERKGEVRFISDGTLAAVGKPLIKFTWPLTKPIFSNKPTSNNTGCITTTPIVRTLIKTEIEPVKVDGKPMMVKKVTPVPIKPKEVVSSTVVSPLSSSAVPKTKLETTSNVTMVKVAPKVTTPVLSAPTKDPIPIAPRPAQKRKLEDESEEEKTDEERDDENEIGPGPGTTNRMVPKLPSTPINNRPPATTVVAQKQNGLNYWTPKVPIKINTISREQLGLPTHTPPRTIPPPPTPSIAPVSPNTPSSAKVAIPNTPAVAKSSPTESGFLPHSSSRRPRTHLSCLQLSILQSCYETCAHPNAMECEAIGTELNLPLKVVQIWFQNTRAKEKRWRLQQEKLSPLSGGKLDLSSGSYLQYNALKANRPILPKPVNLTVTEPATSPVAGQAVSKEALSGRCEVCNVSFESRAAARAHVFSPRHLATLRTTNFGQPTTLVNKNGTGNGGPGSVSHSSSVISSGAGSGGEMSIESPPPTVTSNS